From a single Sediminibacterium sp. KACHI17 genomic region:
- a CDS encoding glycoside hydrolase family 65 protein: MKRLHLFYLLIFFIGISPVKSQDPWKLTVPSVNPSNYYGVTVANGMIGIVSSPEPFKVKEVVLAGAYDQYGRGRVSNFLRSFNLLNMQLGIDGRNITGSEVRNMKQELDMRKASFTCSFDYMDKATITYSYYSLRHLPFTVLMDVTIQAKKDILVNAASVMEAPDALKDVQNYYNEIDRPHVTISLLTSSAKSPTGKLLMCASNTFLFSEKHEEEPRVIHEMWDNNMHLMKFNKTLKAGNTYSYSVAGSSITSAHHDDPLNEAERMTIFAKLEGRDRLLSFHGKSWEELWKSDIQIDGDPQAQQDIHSMMYHLYSFVREGTDYSPSPMGLSGLGYNGHVFWDTELWMYPALLVLQPAMAKSMVEYRFNRLAAAKKNAFSHGYKGAMFPWESAATGVEETPVWALSGPFEHHITACVGIAAWNYYCVTQDKEWLKERGWPILKETADFWASRVERNGPGKYDIKNVVAADEWAENVDNNAWTNAAAKAVLNYATEAAALIGVKADADWLHVAQNIPILKMENGVTREHATYQGEGIKQGDVNLLAYPLKEVSDPKQVLKDLEYYETRVPNEGTPAMTQAIFTLLYARLGNGDKALKFFKESYEPNLNPPFRVIAETKGGTNPYFATGAGGILQSVLMGFGGIDITSKGITQVKSVLPKHWKKLTLTGIGPDKKTLVVQ; this comes from the coding sequence ATGAAACGATTGCACTTGTTTTACCTGCTAATCTTTTTTATTGGAATCTCACCAGTAAAATCGCAGGATCCATGGAAACTTACAGTCCCTTCTGTCAATCCATCCAACTACTATGGAGTTACCGTCGCAAACGGTATGATTGGTATTGTATCGTCTCCTGAACCTTTTAAAGTAAAAGAGGTCGTTCTGGCAGGTGCGTATGATCAATATGGTCGTGGAAGGGTTAGTAATTTTCTGCGAAGTTTCAATTTATTGAACATGCAGTTAGGGATTGATGGTAGAAATATCACCGGATCCGAAGTACGTAACATGAAACAGGAACTGGATATGAGAAAAGCGTCATTTACCTGTTCCTTCGATTACATGGATAAAGCTACGATCACCTATTCTTATTATTCTTTGCGTCATCTTCCATTTACGGTATTAATGGATGTTACCATACAAGCTAAAAAAGATATACTTGTCAATGCCGCAAGTGTAATGGAAGCTCCTGATGCTTTGAAAGATGTTCAGAATTATTACAATGAAATCGATCGCCCGCATGTGACCATCAGCCTGCTTACTTCATCAGCAAAAAGTCCGACTGGTAAACTACTGATGTGTGCATCCAATACTTTTCTTTTTTCTGAAAAGCATGAAGAAGAGCCGCGTGTGATACATGAAATGTGGGATAATAACATGCATCTGATGAAATTCAATAAAACACTGAAGGCCGGAAATACCTATAGCTATTCGGTTGCAGGGTCTTCTATCACCAGTGCACATCATGATGATCCATTGAATGAGGCAGAGCGTATGACCATTTTTGCAAAACTGGAAGGTCGTGATCGATTATTGTCATTTCATGGAAAATCCTGGGAAGAGCTTTGGAAAAGTGATATCCAGATCGATGGTGATCCACAAGCGCAACAGGATATTCATAGTATGATGTATCACTTGTATTCCTTTGTACGTGAAGGAACTGATTATAGTCCTTCTCCTATGGGATTAAGTGGCCTGGGTTATAATGGACATGTATTCTGGGATACGGAATTATGGATGTATCCGGCATTATTGGTGTTGCAACCTGCCATGGCAAAGAGTATGGTCGAATATCGTTTCAATCGATTGGCTGCCGCAAAAAAGAATGCATTCAGTCATGGTTATAAAGGCGCTATGTTCCCTTGGGAAAGTGCTGCTACCGGCGTAGAGGAAACACCTGTGTGGGCATTGAGTGGTCCTTTTGAACACCATATCACAGCTTGTGTGGGGATCGCTGCATGGAACTATTATTGTGTGACACAGGATAAAGAGTGGTTGAAAGAAAGAGGCTGGCCTATCTTAAAAGAAACCGCCGATTTCTGGGCGAGTAGGGTAGAACGGAATGGTCCGGGTAAATATGATATCAAAAATGTAGTGGCCGCAGATGAATGGGCTGAGAATGTAGACAACAATGCATGGACCAATGCAGCTGCAAAAGCGGTATTGAACTATGCCACAGAAGCTGCGGCATTGATAGGTGTTAAAGCAGATGCTGACTGGCTTCATGTAGCACAGAATATCCCTATTCTGAAAATGGAGAATGGTGTTACCCGAGAACATGCTACTTATCAGGGAGAAGGGATCAAGCAAGGGGATGTGAATCTGTTAGCCTATCCGTTAAAAGAAGTGTCAGATCCCAAACAAGTATTAAAAGACCTCGAATATTATGAAACTAGGGTTCCTAATGAAGGTACGCCGGCGATGACGCAGGCTATATTCACTTTACTCTATGCCAGACTTGGTAATGGCGATAAGGCATTGAAATTTTTCAAGGAATCATATGAGCCGAATCTCAATCCTCCATTCAGGGTCATTGCAGAAACCAAAGGGGGAACCAATCCATATTTTGCAACAGGTGCCGGAGGCATTTTGCAGAGTGTACTCATGGGTTTTGGGGGAATCGACATCACTTCCAAGGGGATAACACAGGTTAAATCTGTATTACCTAAGCACTGGAAAAAACTAACACTTACTGGTATCGGGCCCGACAAAAAAACCTTGGTGGTTCAGTAA
- a CDS encoding vanadium-dependent haloperoxidase has translation MKKLLGGLVLLICIQSCKQSNEYKNFLHDPALFSHTVHELNTVVMGNNFPPMVASRNYAYAAIAAYEVIAVAYPDQYTSLGGQLKGLQKPNISAIDADADIELATLMAYMKVGESVTFPEGSMKLYEDSILQVAREKGLNKKIEDASRKLADSISMHIIRWSKKDNYLETRGAEKYAVKKIPGRWVPTPPMYATAVEPHWHEIRPLVIDSAGIFDPPPPPVFNMSDKKSKYYQEVIAIKNAIDSLTPEQKHIAEFWDDNPFKMNVTGHVMFGSKKFSPPGHWMSIVGIASKKANADFPTHVYAVAKTAIALFDAFIQSWYVKYKYNTARPETIINEYIDPNWRPYLQTPAFPEYTCGHSTISSAAAEALTSVFGDNFAYTDSTELEFGIPNRSFKSFRHAADENNWARFYGGIHYHSSCIVSTDLGQRVGRLIVDRLKMKK, from the coding sequence ATGAAAAAGCTTTTAGGTGGGCTCGTGCTACTTATATGTATTCAGTCATGTAAGCAGTCTAATGAGTACAAGAATTTCCTACATGATCCTGCCCTTTTTAGTCATACTGTTCACGAATTGAATACCGTAGTGATGGGAAATAATTTCCCTCCCATGGTTGCATCACGCAATTATGCGTATGCTGCGATCGCTGCTTATGAAGTGATAGCAGTAGCTTATCCGGATCAGTATACTTCTTTGGGTGGACAATTGAAGGGACTTCAAAAACCTAATATCTCTGCCATTGATGCGGATGCAGATATTGAGTTAGCCACTTTAATGGCGTATATGAAAGTAGGAGAGTCGGTTACTTTTCCGGAAGGAAGTATGAAACTGTATGAAGACAGTATCCTACAGGTAGCGCGAGAGAAAGGGTTGAATAAAAAAATAGAAGACGCATCACGCAAACTGGCCGATAGTATCAGTATGCATATTATCAGATGGAGTAAGAAAGATAATTATCTGGAAACCCGTGGAGCTGAAAAATATGCAGTAAAAAAGATACCTGGTCGTTGGGTGCCTACGCCTCCTATGTATGCCACTGCAGTAGAACCTCATTGGCATGAAATAAGACCTTTGGTGATCGATAGTGCAGGCATATTTGATCCACCGCCGCCTCCGGTTTTTAATATGTCAGATAAGAAGAGTAAGTACTATCAGGAAGTGATAGCCATAAAAAATGCCATAGACAGTTTAACACCAGAACAGAAACATATCGCAGAATTTTGGGATGATAATCCGTTTAAAATGAATGTTACCGGACATGTGATGTTCGGTAGTAAAAAATTCTCACCTCCGGGTCACTGGATGAGTATTGTGGGAATAGCAAGTAAAAAAGCCAATGCAGATTTTCCAACGCATGTATATGCAGTTGCTAAAACAGCCATCGCTTTATTTGACGCATTTATTCAGTCTTGGTATGTAAAGTATAAATACAATACTGCACGCCCGGAAACGATTATCAATGAATATATTGATCCCAACTGGCGACCTTATTTGCAAACACCAGCATTCCCGGAATATACTTGTGGACACTCAACCATTTCATCAGCAGCTGCAGAAGCGCTGACAAGTGTATTCGGAGATAATTTTGCTTATACTGATTCTACTGAACTCGAATTTGGCATACCCAATCGTTCGTTCAAGTCTTTTAGACATGCAGCGGATGAGAACAACTGGGCAAGGTTTTATGGCGGAATTCATTATCACAGCTCCTGTATTGTTAGTACAGATCTAGGTCAACGTGTCGGCAGACTCATCGTTGACAGACTCAAAATGAAGAAATAA